One genomic window of Bacillus mycoides includes the following:
- a CDS encoding SDR family oxidoreductase, whose product MKYGNLKGGSFVRHALITAGTKGLGKKVTEKLLAKGYSVTVTYHSDITAMETMKETYKNMEERLQFVQADVTKKEDLHKIVEEAMSRFGKIDFLINNAGPYVFERKKLVDYEEDEWNEMIQGNLTAVFHLLKLVVPIMRNQQFGRIINYGFQGADSAPGWIYRSAFAAAKVGLVSLTKTVAYEEAEYGITANMVCPGDIIGEMKEATIEEARNLKGSNTPIGRSGTGEDIARTISFLCEEDSDMITGTIIEVTGAVDVIHRHR is encoded by the coding sequence ATGAAGTATGGCAATTTAAAAGGAGGCAGTTTTGTGAGACATGCGCTCATTACAGCCGGTACGAAAGGTTTAGGAAAGAAAGTAACAGAAAAGTTATTGGCTAAAGGGTATTCAGTAACAGTAACGTATCATAGCGATATAACTGCTATGGAAACAATGAAAGAAACATATAAAAATATGGAAGAACGTCTACAGTTCGTGCAAGCTGATGTCACGAAAAAGGAAGATTTACATAAAATAGTAGAAGAAGCGATGAGCCGTTTTGGCAAAATTGACTTTTTAATTAATAATGCTGGTCCTTACGTATTTGAAAGGAAAAAATTAGTCGATTACGAAGAAGACGAATGGAATGAAATGATCCAGGGTAATTTAACAGCGGTGTTTCATTTATTAAAACTTGTCGTACCGATTATGAGAAACCAGCAATTTGGCCGTATTATTAACTATGGATTTCAAGGGGCAGATAGCGCACCTGGATGGATTTATCGTTCAGCCTTTGCGGCTGCGAAAGTAGGACTTGTTTCATTAACGAAAACAGTAGCTTACGAAGAGGCGGAATATGGTATTACTGCGAATATGGTTTGCCCTGGTGATATAATTGGTGAAATGAAAGAAGCAACGATTGAAGAAGCACGAAATCTGAAAGGTAGTAACACACCAATTGGTAGATCTGGAACAGGCGAAGATATCGCAAGAACCATTTCGTTTTTATGTGAAGAAGATTCCGATATGATTACTGGTACGATTATTGAAGTAACCGGCGCTGTTGATGTTATTCATAGACATCGATAG
- a CDS encoding universal stress protein: MNNTYTNILIAVDGSKEAEKAFKKAIQVAKRNNATLTIAHIVDVKAYSAVEAYSRAIAERANLFAEDLLEDYKKTALEAGLENIETVLEFGNPKSKISKEIAPNNKVDLIMCGATGLNAVERFLIGSVSEHIIRYAKCDVLVVRGDEEQGDL; the protein is encoded by the coding sequence ATGAATAATACATATACAAATATTTTAATCGCGGTGGACGGTTCTAAAGAAGCAGAAAAAGCCTTTAAAAAGGCAATTCAAGTCGCAAAACGAAACAATGCAACATTAACAATTGCTCATATCGTTGATGTAAAAGCATACTCAGCAGTAGAGGCCTATAGCCGAGCAATTGCTGAACGTGCAAATCTATTTGCAGAAGACTTATTAGAAGACTACAAAAAAACTGCGCTTGAAGCTGGCCTTGAAAACATTGAAACTGTATTAGAATTCGGTAATCCTAAATCTAAAATTTCAAAAGAAATTGCTCCAAACAATAAAGTAGACTTAATTATGTGTGGTGCAACTGGTTTAAATGCTGTTGAGCGTTTCCTAATTGGTAGCGTCTCTGAACATATTATTCGCTATGCGAAATGCGATGTCCTTGTTGTTCGTGGTGATGAGGAGCAAGGTGATCTTTAA
- a CDS encoding DinB family protein, whose product MKSENISKHFHTLHVQRNQFLPKLHSLSHEQLWYRKEDGKWSIGEHFYHLYLIARMLKVAIKFSFTLIPYAKLRKNAPFATDIHDIYAEYKEKHGRGMKAPWILIPSKKIYYSMSAIELEELLSRETDEIKKLVQNIEENIAGHIVFLDPIAHYPNLIQSIELLAIHEKHHFMIMKNNYEMIDTYLKV is encoded by the coding sequence ATGAAATCCGAAAATATCTCAAAACATTTTCACACATTACATGTGCAAAGAAACCAGTTCCTTCCTAAGCTTCATTCACTTTCACACGAACAACTATGGTACAGGAAAGAGGATGGAAAATGGTCTATTGGTGAACACTTTTATCATTTATATTTAATTGCAAGGATGCTAAAAGTAGCGATTAAATTCTCTTTCACTCTTATCCCTTATGCCAAGCTAAGAAAAAACGCCCCATTTGCAACTGACATACATGACATTTATGCCGAATATAAAGAAAAACACGGCAGAGGCATGAAAGCCCCTTGGATTTTAATCCCTTCAAAAAAAATCTATTATTCTATGAGTGCAATAGAATTAGAAGAATTACTTTCACGTGAAACGGATGAAATAAAAAAACTAGTTCAAAATATAGAAGAAAATATTGCAGGACATATCGTATTTTTAGATCCCATTGCTCACTACCCTAACCTTATTCAATCTATCGAGCTTTTAGCGATTCACGAGAAGCATCATTTTATGATTATGAAAAACAATTATGAAATGATAGATACATACCTAAAAGTCTAA
- the argH gene encoding argininosuccinate lyase, with protein MSKLWGGRFTEEAEAWVEEFGASISFDKQLVSQDIKGSIAHVTMLAKQGIVTKEEAEKIKIGLQYLLEEAKKNKIHFSVEAEDIHLNIEKMLIERIGEVGGKLHTGRSRNDQVATDMHLYLKEKVEDIIKATKQLQTVLVHQAENNIETIMPGYTHLQRAQPISFAHHILAYFWMLERDVNRYEDSLKRINISPLGAGALAGTTFPIDREYSAELLGFNGIYENSLDAVSDRDFILEFLSNSSMLMMHLSRFCEELILWSSQEFQFIEMSDQYATGSSIMPQKKNPDMAELIRGKTGRVYGNLFSLLTVMKGLPLAYNKDLQEDKEGMFDTVKTVEGCLHIMAGMLETMTVNKEKMGQAVTQDFSNATEIADYLANKGLPFRQAHEIVGKLVLHCTQKGIYLLDVPLETYKEMSSLFEEDLYEVLSPYAAVKRRNSAGGTGFEQIKNALEKAKGLAIEFVGS; from the coding sequence GTGAGCAAACTTTGGGGCGGACGTTTTACAGAAGAAGCGGAAGCGTGGGTAGAAGAATTCGGAGCTTCTATTTCCTTTGATAAGCAATTGGTTAGCCAAGATATAAAAGGGAGTATTGCACACGTTACGATGTTAGCAAAGCAAGGCATCGTTACGAAAGAGGAAGCAGAGAAAATCAAGATAGGGCTTCAATATTTATTAGAAGAAGCGAAAAAGAATAAAATTCATTTCTCGGTAGAAGCTGAGGATATTCACTTAAACATTGAAAAAATGTTAATTGAAAGAATCGGTGAAGTAGGAGGGAAACTTCATACAGGCCGAAGCCGTAATGATCAAGTAGCGACAGATATGCACTTGTATTTAAAAGAAAAAGTAGAAGATATTATAAAAGCTACAAAACAATTGCAAACTGTTCTTGTTCATCAAGCGGAAAATAACATTGAAACCATTATGCCTGGTTATACGCACTTGCAGCGCGCACAGCCTATATCGTTTGCTCATCATATCCTGGCCTACTTTTGGATGTTAGAGCGTGATGTGAATCGTTATGAAGATTCGTTAAAGCGTATTAACATTTCACCATTAGGAGCAGGAGCGCTAGCTGGTACAACATTCCCGATTGACCGAGAATATAGTGCGGAGCTTCTTGGATTTAATGGAATCTATGAAAATAGTTTAGATGCGGTAAGCGATCGTGATTTCATACTGGAGTTTTTAAGTAACTCATCTATGCTTATGATGCACTTATCACGCTTTTGCGAAGAACTTATTTTATGGAGTAGTCAAGAATTTCAATTTATTGAAATGAGCGATCAATACGCAACTGGAAGCAGTATTATGCCGCAAAAGAAAAATCCGGATATGGCGGAACTTATTCGTGGTAAAACGGGCAGAGTATACGGTAATTTATTCAGTTTACTTACAGTAATGAAAGGATTACCACTCGCTTACAATAAGGACTTACAAGAAGATAAAGAAGGAATGTTTGATACAGTAAAAACAGTAGAAGGGTGCCTTCATATTATGGCAGGCATGCTAGAAACGATGACTGTAAACAAAGAAAAAATGGGGCAAGCTGTGACGCAAGATTTTTCTAACGCAACAGAAATTGCTGATTACTTAGCAAATAAAGGACTACCATTCCGTCAAGCTCATGAAATTGTTGGGAAGTTAGTTCTACATTGCACACAAAAAGGAATTTATTTATTAGATGTGCCACTTGAAACATATAAAGAGATGAGTTCGTTATTTGAAGAAGATTTGTATGAGGTTCTGTCACCTTATGCTGCTGTAAAGCGCCGTAATAGTGCTGGCGGAACAGGGTTTGAACAAATCAAAAACGCTTTGGAGAAGGCGAAGGGGTTAGCCATAGAGTTTGTTGGAAGTTAA
- a CDS encoding argininosuccinate synthase, protein MEKKKVVLAYSGGLDTSVAIKWLQEKDYDIIALCLDLGEGKDLAFVKEKALSVGAIKSYMIDVQEEYANEYALIAMQAHTLYEGKYPLVSALSRPLIAKKLVEIAEQEGATAVAHGCTGKGNDQVRFEVSIQALNPYLEVIAPVREWKWSREEEIAYAKENDIPIPINLDSPFSIDQNLWGRSNECGILEDPWAAPPEDAYEMTLALEDTPNKPEFVEIGFEAGVPTTLNGTAYSLSELIKTLNALAGKHGVGRIDHVENRLVGIKSREVYECPAAMTLITAHKELEDLTLVKEVAHFKPMIEQKLTELIYNGLWFSPLKQALNAFLQETQKNVTGTVRVKLFKGHAIVEGRKSEYSLYDEKLATYTAQDEFNHDAAVGFISLFGLPTKVYSQVNQKKVEA, encoded by the coding sequence ATGGAGAAGAAAAAAGTTGTATTAGCATATTCCGGAGGTCTTGATACTTCCGTTGCAATTAAATGGTTACAAGAGAAGGATTATGATATTATCGCGCTTTGCTTAGATCTAGGGGAAGGTAAAGACTTAGCGTTTGTAAAAGAAAAAGCACTTTCAGTAGGAGCAATTAAATCATATATGATTGATGTTCAAGAAGAATATGCGAATGAATATGCATTGATAGCGATGCAAGCTCACACGTTATACGAAGGGAAATATCCTCTTGTCTCTGCATTATCTCGTCCGCTTATTGCGAAAAAATTAGTAGAAATTGCAGAACAAGAAGGCGCAACGGCAGTTGCACATGGATGTACAGGGAAAGGGAATGACCAAGTTCGTTTTGAAGTTTCTATTCAAGCGTTGAATCCATATTTAGAAGTTATTGCGCCTGTACGTGAATGGAAATGGTCACGTGAAGAAGAAATTGCATATGCAAAAGAAAATGATATACCGATTCCAATTAATTTAGATAGCCCGTTTTCAATCGATCAAAACTTATGGGGACGCAGCAACGAATGTGGAATTTTAGAAGATCCATGGGCAGCGCCGCCAGAAGATGCATACGAGATGACATTAGCATTAGAAGATACACCGAATAAACCAGAGTTTGTAGAAATCGGATTTGAAGCAGGAGTACCGACGACTTTAAACGGCACTGCATATTCACTTTCAGAATTAATTAAAACGTTAAATGCCCTAGCTGGAAAACATGGTGTTGGACGTATCGATCATGTAGAAAATCGCCTTGTCGGTATTAAATCTCGTGAAGTGTACGAATGCCCAGCGGCAATGACATTAATAACAGCGCATAAAGAACTTGAAGATTTAACACTTGTGAAAGAGGTCGCTCATTTCAAACCGATGATTGAGCAAAAACTAACAGAATTAATTTATAACGGTTTATGGTTCTCACCTTTAAAACAAGCACTCAATGCTTTCTTACAAGAAACGCAAAAAAATGTAACAGGTACAGTACGTGTGAAATTATTTAAAGGTCATGCGATTGTAGAAGGACGTAAATCTGAGTACTCTTTATATGATGAAAAACTTGCAACGTATACTGCCCAGGATGAATTTAATCATGATGCAGCAGTTGGTTTCATTTCATTATTCGGTTTACCTACAAAAGTATACAGCCAAGTGAATCAGAAGAAGGTGGAAGCGTGA
- a CDS encoding YitT family protein encodes MRNIQSRQIIKEVFMVLIGSFILAAALYHIHFQNHLTEGGFVGIALFIQNFYDISPSISTVVMDIPIILLCASFLGRKMVGYSFLGSLSFGVFYSLMENYSPFTVDLSNNLFVAAVVGGALAGIGLGFILRFGGATGGDDILTIILSKRTRFTIGQIFFVFDAIVLALSLYYLNWTEIAFTILSIAVQAKTLDLIYYPKTEKKAAKQPVSIPMSKKHATN; translated from the coding sequence ATGAGGAACATCCAAAGTCGACAAATTATTAAAGAAGTTTTTATGGTTTTAATCGGTTCATTTATTTTAGCAGCAGCGCTATATCACATTCACTTCCAAAACCACTTAACAGAAGGTGGCTTTGTAGGTATTGCACTATTTATCCAAAATTTTTATGATATTTCACCATCTATTTCAACTGTAGTAATGGATATCCCTATTATTTTACTATGTGCTTCATTTTTAGGTAGAAAAATGGTTGGCTATTCATTCTTAGGTTCACTTTCATTCGGAGTATTTTATTCCCTTATGGAAAATTATTCTCCTTTTACGGTAGATTTATCAAATAATTTATTTGTAGCTGCAGTAGTTGGCGGTGCGTTAGCTGGTATTGGACTCGGTTTTATATTGCGATTTGGCGGTGCAACCGGTGGAGACGATATTTTAACAATTATATTAAGTAAACGAACTCGGTTTACAATTGGGCAAATTTTCTTCGTCTTTGACGCGATTGTTCTTGCGCTTTCATTATATTATTTAAATTGGACAGAAATTGCTTTTACTATTCTTTCGATTGCCGTACAGGCAAAAACATTGGATTTAATTTACTATCCAAAAACAGAAAAGAAAGCAGCAAAGCAACCCGTTTCTATTCCAATGTCCAAAAAACATGCGACAAACTAA
- a CDS encoding EcsC family protein has product MRSKREQAILENIKEWEGQLVEQEATDFQKMFDKWLHTTVAKLPEKKRKDFFTKADGWLFHLHALIQSSQSQLDARNRILGTSRLFDESIEQLEDLKALSIDQLTYIAEQQTARHRLYSFVQGGATGAGGLLLLTADFPVMIALNVKAVQLIATSFGHDVNKPYEMMLALKVFHAALLPARLQQYAWYNLLRELEQEDSFFYEGDEEVLKPASTEVVLKQILKTFSIYALRRKLFQGIPVLGMAIGSTVNYRLTRNVTEFANKFYQVRYILEKEKRA; this is encoded by the coding sequence ATGCGATCGAAGCGAGAACAAGCCATTTTAGAAAATATAAAAGAGTGGGAAGGGCAATTAGTAGAGCAAGAAGCGACCGATTTTCAAAAGATGTTTGATAAGTGGTTGCATACTACAGTTGCAAAACTACCTGAGAAAAAACGAAAAGACTTTTTTACGAAAGCAGATGGATGGCTCTTTCATTTGCATGCACTTATTCAAAGTTCACAATCACAGTTAGATGCACGTAATCGTATTTTAGGAACGTCGAGATTATTTGATGAATCCATTGAGCAACTTGAAGATTTGAAGGCGTTATCTATTGATCAATTAACATACATAGCAGAGCAGCAAACAGCACGTCATCGTCTATATTCATTCGTACAAGGTGGAGCAACAGGTGCTGGCGGTCTATTATTATTAACGGCTGATTTTCCGGTTATGATTGCATTAAATGTGAAGGCTGTACAACTTATTGCGACATCATTTGGGCATGATGTGAACAAGCCGTATGAAATGATGCTTGCGTTAAAGGTATTCCATGCAGCATTATTGCCGGCGAGACTTCAGCAATATGCATGGTACAATTTACTGAGAGAACTTGAGCAAGAAGATTCATTCTTTTATGAAGGAGACGAAGAGGTGTTAAAGCCAGCTTCTACTGAGGTTGTGTTAAAACAAATTTTGAAGACATTTTCGATTTATGCTCTTCGTCGCAAATTATTCCAAGGCATTCCTGTACTTGGAATGGCAATTGGATCTACAGTGAACTATCGCTTAACGAGGAATGTTACTGAATTTGCAAATAAGTTTTATCAAGTACGCTACATACTAGAAAAAGAAAAGAGAGCATGA
- a CDS encoding NUDIX hydrolase: MYPRAKAFGIAIHHDRLLVQEYRTGDETYYRPLGGSIELGEKSADTVIREFTEELHTEIKVTDYLGCLENIFYSGEEIDHEIIQLYSVRLLDTSLYEMEILNIKDEQTASYAKWIPLTAFIQKEKILYPDRILKYIQKKTKSFRISSFSCIY, from the coding sequence ATGTACCCACGTGCAAAAGCTTTTGGCATTGCTATACATCACGATCGACTTCTCGTACAAGAATATCGTACAGGCGACGAAACATATTATCGTCCTCTTGGCGGTTCAATTGAACTTGGTGAGAAATCAGCAGATACCGTTATTCGAGAATTTACAGAAGAACTTCATACAGAAATAAAAGTTACCGATTATTTAGGATGCTTAGAAAATATTTTTTATTCGGGTGAGGAAATTGATCATGAAATCATTCAACTATATTCTGTGCGTTTATTAGACACATCACTATATGAAATGGAAATACTGAATATAAAAGATGAACAAACAGCCTCATATGCAAAATGGATTCCCCTCACTGCATTTATTCAAAAGGAAAAAATACTATATCCAGATCGAATTTTAAAATATATACAAAAAAAGACGAAATCCTTTAGGATCTCGTCTTTTTCATGCATATATTAA
- the ackA gene encoding acetate kinase, which produces MSKIIAINAGSSSLKFQLFEMPSETVLTKGLVERIGLEDSVFTITVNGEKQKEITNIPDHAVAVNMLLKKLTENGIVKSLDEIGGIGHRVVHGGEKFADSVLINDEVLADIEELSDLAPLHNPANLVGIKSFQEVLPNVPAVAVFDTAFHQTMPESAFLYSLPYEYYEKFGIRKYGFHGTSHKYVTERAAELLGRPLESLSLLSCHLGNGASIAAVEGGKSIDTSMGFTPLAGVTMGTRSGNIDPALIPYIMEKTGQTVEEVVNVLNKKSGMLGLTGYSSDLRDIISKEEEGDHRAKVALDVFVSRIHKYIGSYTARMKGVDAIIFTAGIGENSAVIRERVLEGLEYMGVYFDVKRNNIFGEEAFISFPHSPVKIIVIPTDEEVMIARDVLRLGDIG; this is translated from the coding sequence ATGTCAAAAATCATCGCGATTAACGCAGGAAGCTCTTCCTTAAAGTTCCAATTATTTGAAATGCCAAGTGAAACAGTATTAACAAAAGGTTTAGTAGAACGTATCGGTTTAGAAGATAGTGTCTTCACAATTACTGTAAATGGCGAAAAACAAAAAGAAATTACAAACATCCCAGATCATGCAGTAGCAGTTAACATGCTTCTTAAGAAATTAACTGAAAACGGAATCGTAAAATCTCTTGATGAGATTGGCGGTATCGGTCACCGTGTTGTACACGGCGGCGAAAAATTTGCTGATTCTGTTTTAATTAATGATGAAGTATTAGCTGATATCGAAGAATTAAGCGATTTAGCACCACTTCACAACCCAGCAAACCTTGTTGGTATTAAATCATTCCAAGAAGTACTACCAAACGTACCAGCAGTAGCAGTATTCGATACAGCATTCCACCAAACAATGCCGGAATCTGCATTCCTATACAGCTTACCATATGAGTACTATGAGAAATTTGGCATCCGTAAATACGGTTTCCACGGAACTTCTCATAAATACGTAACTGAGCGTGCGGCTGAATTATTAGGTCGTCCACTTGAAAGCTTAAGCCTACTTTCTTGTCACTTAGGTAACGGTGCAAGTATCGCAGCAGTAGAAGGCGGAAAATCTATCGATACTTCTATGGGCTTCACTCCACTTGCTGGTGTAACAATGGGTACACGTTCTGGTAACATTGACCCTGCGTTAATTCCATATATCATGGAAAAAACAGGCCAAACAGTAGAAGAAGTAGTTAATGTATTAAACAAGAAGAGTGGTATGTTAGGTCTTACTGGTTATTCTAGTGACCTACGTGACATCATTTCTAAAGAAGAAGAAGGCGACCACCGTGCGAAAGTAGCACTTGATGTATTCGTAAGCCGTATCCACAAATACATCGGTTCTTACACAGCTCGTATGAAAGGTGTAGACGCAATCATCTTCACAGCTGGTATCGGTGAAAACAGTGCAGTTATTCGTGAGCGCGTATTAGAAGGCCTTGAGTACATGGGCGTATACTTCGACGTGAAACGCAATAACATCTTTGGTGAAGAAGCATTCATCAGCTTCCCACACTCTCCAGTAAAAATTATCGTAATTCCAACTGACGAAGAAGTTATGATTGCTCGTGACGTATTACGTCTTGGAGATATTGGTTAA
- a CDS encoding class I SAM-dependent methyltransferase has translation MSQAVETLFSIFDSSTVVLRKELDVTYLEALVETGDNLFEGAILQEELSESTIERLNREYSTFNEETYKGEEIRKAFQLAILKGMKEGVQANHEMTPDAVGMFVSYLFHKFMQGQKEITVLDPAIGTGNLMTTVFNSAKEELAMSGFGVEVDEVLIKLALVNANLQKHAIEFFHQDGLAPLYIDPVDAVVSDLPIGYYPNEIGASEYTLKADEGMSYAHHLFIEQSVKHTKEGGYLFFLVPNFIFESDQAPKLHAFIKETCFIQGLLQLPVSMFKNEKNAKSIFVLQKKGQDVIMPKQALLVELPKFSNMKAMENMMEQLNTWFATHK, from the coding sequence GTGAGTCAGGCAGTAGAAACATTATTTTCTATTTTTGATTCTTCTACGGTAGTTTTACGTAAAGAATTAGATGTAACATATTTAGAGGCGCTTGTAGAAACAGGTGATAACTTGTTTGAGGGAGCGATTTTACAAGAGGAATTATCCGAATCAACAATTGAAAGGTTGAATCGTGAATATAGTACGTTTAATGAAGAAACATATAAAGGGGAAGAAATTCGTAAAGCATTTCAGCTAGCCATTTTAAAAGGAATGAAAGAAGGCGTGCAAGCGAATCATGAAATGACGCCAGATGCAGTTGGAATGTTCGTGAGCTACTTATTCCATAAATTTATGCAAGGTCAAAAAGAAATTACAGTTTTAGACCCTGCAATTGGAACGGGTAACTTAATGACTACAGTGTTTAATAGCGCCAAAGAAGAACTAGCAATGAGTGGATTTGGTGTAGAAGTGGATGAAGTGCTAATTAAACTTGCTTTAGTAAATGCGAATTTACAAAAGCATGCAATCGAATTCTTCCATCAAGATGGACTAGCACCACTTTATATTGATCCAGTTGATGCAGTTGTTTCAGATTTGCCAATTGGTTACTATCCAAATGAAATCGGTGCAAGTGAATATACATTAAAAGCAGATGAAGGAATGTCATATGCGCATCACTTATTTATTGAACAAAGTGTGAAACATACGAAAGAAGGCGGGTATTTATTCTTCTTAGTACCAAACTTCATTTTTGAAAGTGATCAAGCGCCAAAGCTACATGCATTCATTAAAGAAACATGCTTTATTCAAGGATTGTTACAGCTACCTGTTTCCATGTTTAAAAACGAGAAAAATGCAAAAAGTATATTTGTTCTTCAAAAGAAAGGCCAGGATGTAATAATGCCGAAACAGGCACTATTAGTGGAATTACCTAAATTCTCCAACATGAAGGCTATGGAGAACATGATGGAGCAACTAAATACGTGGTTTGCAACACATAAGTAA
- the tpx gene encoding thiol peroxidase, whose translation MANVTFKGNPMTLVGTEVKVGDQAPNFQVLANDLSPVSLETYKGEVKLISVVPSIDTGVCDAQTRRFNEDAAGIENTKVLTISADLPFAQKRWCAANGLENVATLSDHRDLSFGEAYGLVMKELRLLARAVFVVDSNDKVVYVEYVSEGTSHPNYEAALEAAKSAK comes from the coding sequence GTGGCAAATGTAACTTTTAAAGGTAACCCAATGACTTTAGTTGGAACAGAAGTTAAAGTTGGCGATCAAGCGCCTAACTTCCAAGTATTAGCAAATGACTTATCTCCAGTAAGTTTAGAAACATACAAAGGTGAAGTGAAATTAATTAGTGTTGTACCTTCAATCGACACAGGTGTATGTGATGCACAAACTCGTCGTTTTAACGAAGATGCAGCAGGTATTGAAAATACGAAAGTATTAACAATTAGCGCTGATTTACCATTCGCTCAAAAACGCTGGTGTGCAGCTAACGGTTTAGAAAACGTTGCGACACTTTCTGATCACCGTGACCTTTCATTCGGCGAAGCTTATGGCTTAGTAATGAAAGAACTTCGTTTACTTGCTCGTGCAGTATTCGTAGTAGATAGCAATGACAAAGTAGTTTACGTAGAATACGTAAGCGAAGGTACAAGCCATCCAAACTATGAAGCAGCATTAGAAGCAGCAAAATCTGCGAAGTAA
- the ytfJ gene encoding GerW family sporulation protein, with protein MDHPIQGLMTTAMQHLKQMTDVNTIVGDPIKAADGSVILTVSKVSFGFAAGGSEFGKVEHSGRHPFGGGSGGGVSINPVAFLVINGDGVKVLHLDKQTHVIDKIIELAPQAVDKVKEMMDKRKEDDPEFQI; from the coding sequence ATGGACCATCCAATTCAAGGTTTAATGACAACCGCAATGCAGCATTTAAAACAAATGACTGATGTAAATACAATTGTTGGTGATCCAATTAAAGCGGCAGATGGAAGTGTAATTCTTACCGTTTCGAAAGTAAGTTTTGGCTTTGCTGCTGGTGGAAGTGAATTTGGCAAAGTAGAGCATTCAGGCCGTCATCCATTTGGAGGAGGTAGCGGTGGTGGGGTTTCCATTAATCCTGTTGCCTTTCTCGTTATAAATGGAGATGGTGTGAAAGTTTTACATTTAGATAAACAAACACATGTCATTGACAAAATAATTGAATTAGCGCCACAAGCTGTTGATAAAGTGAAAGAAATGATGGATAAACGAAAAGAAGATGATCCGGAATTTCAAATTTAA
- a CDS encoding DUF2953 domain-containing protein, with the protein MVRMKWLVIGMIILLLFILLILLSKISLKVTFLYSEMEKQCLFQVKIWMIRYTFDVLERIEKQQKKTGQKIEKAEKDGGIDNKIMAQLDSIGELIKKLQEVHTIIKDFLKRVKINGWKWHSQIGAGDAASTGIVTGYAWGTKGMAAGVVGQYMHIVDVPEFEITPVFQGKGFASRCELTASFHIFRTVKTAVKLLMFMRKQKSGMTDKSVQA; encoded by the coding sequence ATGGTACGAATGAAATGGCTCGTAATTGGAATGATAATTCTTCTACTTTTTATTTTGCTAATACTATTATCGAAAATATCGCTTAAGGTGACGTTTTTATATTCAGAAATGGAAAAACAGTGTTTATTTCAAGTGAAAATATGGATGATTCGATATACGTTTGATGTATTGGAAAGAATTGAAAAACAGCAGAAAAAGACGGGGCAGAAAATCGAAAAAGCTGAGAAAGATGGCGGAATAGATAATAAAATTATGGCACAACTTGATAGCATTGGAGAACTGATAAAAAAGCTTCAAGAAGTTCATACTATTATTAAAGATTTTCTTAAACGAGTGAAAATCAATGGTTGGAAATGGCATTCACAAATTGGAGCAGGCGATGCGGCTAGTACTGGAATTGTCACTGGATATGCATGGGGGACAAAAGGAATGGCTGCTGGAGTTGTAGGACAATATATGCATATTGTCGACGTACCAGAATTTGAAATTACACCTGTTTTTCAAGGAAAGGGATTTGCATCAAGATGTGAATTAACAGCTTCCTTTCATATATTTCGTACTGTGAAAACAGCGGTAAAACTACTCATGTTTATGAGAAAACAAAAGTCTGGTATGACAGATAAATCTGTTCAAGCATAG